A genomic stretch from Meriones unguiculatus strain TT.TT164.6M chromosome 15, Bangor_MerUng_6.1, whole genome shotgun sequence includes:
- the Snorc gene encoding protein SNORC isoform X1, which yields MASCPALHMALLLISGVLAPAVLTAEGPQGPDPTLWNEPIELSSGEGPLESTSHSQEFVVSGPPFPTSAPGPEDSTPPAGSDQDGGSLGPGAIAAIVIAALLATCVVLALVVVALRKFSAS from the exons ATGGCATCTTGTCCGGCCCTGCACATGGCGCTGCTGCTCATCTCTGGGGTCCTGGCCCCTGCAGTGCTCACAG CAGAGGGTCCCCAGGGGCCCGACCCCACCCTGTGGAATGAGCCCATTGAATTGTCCTCGGGTGAAGGTCCTCTGGAGAGCACCAGCCACAGCCAGGAATTTGTAGTCTCCGGCCCTCCGTTCCCCACCTCTGCGCCAGGACCGGAGGACAGCACCCCTCCCGCAGGGTCGGACCAGGATGGAG gatCGCTTGGACCAGGCGCCATTGCAGCCATCGTGATCGCCGCCCTGCTGGCCACCTGCGTGGTGCTGGCACTCGTGGTGGTCGCGCTGAGAAAGTTTTCCGCTTCTTGA
- the Snorc gene encoding protein SNORC isoform X2 yields the protein MPGTRAEGPQGPDPTLWNEPIELSSGEGPLESTSHSQEFVVSGPPFPTSAPGPEDSTPPAGSDQDGGSLGPGAIAAIVIAALLATCVVLALVVVALRKFSAS from the exons ATGCCTGGCACTAGAG CAGAGGGTCCCCAGGGGCCCGACCCCACCCTGTGGAATGAGCCCATTGAATTGTCCTCGGGTGAAGGTCCTCTGGAGAGCACCAGCCACAGCCAGGAATTTGTAGTCTCCGGCCCTCCGTTCCCCACCTCTGCGCCAGGACCGGAGGACAGCACCCCTCCCGCAGGGTCGGACCAGGATGGAG gatCGCTTGGACCAGGCGCCATTGCAGCCATCGTGATCGCCGCCCTGCTGGCCACCTGCGTGGTGCTGGCACTCGTGGTGGTCGCGCTGAGAAAGTTTTCCGCTTCTTGA